TCACCGTCAACGGCGTCGGCTACAACGGCGTGATGCCGGCGCTGGACCTGTCGGACCAGGAAGTGGCCGACGCGCTCAACTATGTCAGCACGCAATTCAACCATGGCAAGCCGGTGGTCACGGTGGACGAGGTGAAGAAGCTGCGGGCGCAGCGGCAATGAGCGCGAGGCTGGCGCTCGCGCTCCTGTGCTGCTGGCTGGCGGCAAGCCTGCCGGCGCGGGCGGCGGATTACGTCGCCGTGCCCGGGGGGCCCTTCCGCAGCGCCTTGGCGCCCGATGGCGGGACGGTGGCGGTCAAGCCGTTCCGGCTGAGGGCGAGGCCGGTCACCAACGGCGAGTACCTGCGCTTCGCGCGGGCGCATCCGGCGTGGCGCCGCGGGACGGTTCCTGCCCTGTACGCGAAAGCGGGCTATCTGGCCGACTGGCGCGGCGCCGATGATTTGGGCGATGTGCCAGCTGACGCGCCAGTCACCCGCGTCAGCTGGCACGCGGCGCGCGCTTATTGCCGCAGCGAAGGCGCGCGCCTGCCGCTTTGGTACGAGTGGGAGATGGCGGCGGCGGCGGACGCTGGCCGCCGCGATGCCCGGGACGACCCGCAGTGGCGCGCGCGCATCCTGCAATGGTACGCGCAGCCTGCCGGACGCCGGCTGGCGCCGGCGGGGCGGGAGCCGAACGTCTGGGGCGTCAGCGATTTGCACGGCTCCATCTATGAGTGGGTGGAGGATTTCAACGGCCTGTTCGTCACCAGCGACAGCCGCGCCCAGGGAGAGCAGCGCACGCTGGCCACCTGCGGGGCGGCGGCCTTGTCGCTGGGGGACAGGGAGAATTACGCGATCCTGATGCGCATCGCGATGCTGGCGGCGCTGGATGCCGCCGATACCGTGGGCACGGTGGGTTTCCGCTGCGCCGGGGACGAGACGGAGGGAAGACCATGAGAGTATGGAAAAGCGGCGCGGCCGCCTGCTTGCTGGCTTTTGCATCGCACTGGGCCTGGGCGGGGGGCGAGCTGCCCGGCGATTCGCTGTACCGGCTGGAGGCGCCGCTGACCACGCAGCGCGGCGACGCGCTGACGTTTTCGGACCTGGCCGGCAAGCCGGCGCTGATCACCATGTTTTACGGCGACTGCAAGCTGGCCTGTCCTATCGTGATGGAGGGGGTGAAATCCATCATCGCGGCGCTGCCGGCGCGGGAGCGCTACCGTCCGACGGTGCTGATGGTGAGCCTGAATCCCGGGACGGATACGCCGGCCAGCCTGTCGCACCTGGCGGGCGAGCATGGGATCCGGGCGCGGAACTGGCTGCTGGCGGTCGGCAAGTCGGACGAGGACACCCGCGGCGTCGCCGCCGCGCTGGGCATACGCTATCGGCGGCTGGACAGCGGCGAGATCAACCACTCCACCCGCATCGTGGTGGCTGATAAGGACGGCCGGATCTCGGCCTCCACCGAAGATATCGGGCCCAAGCCCGATCCGGCGGTGGTCAAGGCGTTGCGCGCGCTGCTCAAGTAAGCGAGTGGATCACGGCTCCAGTTGCCAGAACAGCGGCTGGACGAAGGGAGACCACAGCGCGGTGCGCACGCCGATGGCGGCCAGCGCGTCGCGTGTCCACTGGTTGCAGGTGACGATGGGGT
This genomic window from Chromobacterium violaceum ATCC 12472 contains:
- a CDS encoding formylglycine-generating enzyme family protein, encoding MSARLALALLCCWLAASLPARAADYVAVPGGPFRSALAPDGGTVAVKPFRLRARPVTNGEYLRFARAHPAWRRGTVPALYAKAGYLADWRGADDLGDVPADAPVTRVSWHAARAYCRSEGARLPLWYEWEMAAAADAGRRDARDDPQWRARILQWYAQPAGRRLAPAGREPNVWGVSDLHGSIYEWVEDFNGLFVTSDSRAQGEQRTLATCGAAALSLGDRENYAILMRIAMLAALDAADTVGTVGFRCAGDETEGRP
- a CDS encoding SCO family protein; translated protein: MRVWKSGAAACLLAFASHWAWAGGELPGDSLYRLEAPLTTQRGDALTFSDLAGKPALITMFYGDCKLACPIVMEGVKSIIAALPARERYRPTVLMVSLNPGTDTPASLSHLAGEHGIRARNWLLAVGKSDEDTRGVAAALGIRYRRLDSGEINHSTRIVVADKDGRISASTEDIGPKPDPAVVKALRALLK